From the genome of Neomonachus schauinslandi chromosome 5, ASM220157v2, whole genome shotgun sequence, one region includes:
- the LOC110571920 gene encoding oncomodulin, translating into MSITDVLSADDIAAALQECQDPDTFEPQKFFQTSGLSKMSASQVKDVFRFIDNDQSGYLDEEELKFFLQRFESGARELTESETKSLMAAADNDGDGKIGADEFQEMVHS; encoded by the exons ATGAGCATCACAGATGTCCTTAGCGCTGATGACATTGCAGCAGCCCTACAGGAGTGCCAAG aCCCAGATACTTTCGAACCCCAAAAATTCTTCCAGACATCAGGCCTCTCCAAGATGTCGGCCAGCCAGGTGAAGGATGTTTTTCGGTTCATAGACAATGACCAGAGTGGATATCTGGATGAAGAAGAGCTTAA GTTTTTCCTCCAGAGGTTCGAGAGCGGTGCTAGAGAGCTGACAGAGTCAGAAACCAAGTCCTTGATGGCGGCTGCAGACAATGatggtgatgggaaaattggAGCCGATG AATTCCAGGAAATGGTGCATTCTTAA